In a genomic window of Methanogenium sp. S4BF:
- a CDS encoding CBS domain-containing protein yields the protein MNQMRFETRILLKEVIRFRPTTIDSGSTVAHAAEKMCRDEVGSCIVLKKNAPVGIVTEQDINCKVVAKNRVPGDVFVHEVMSTPLITIGVDKTIEDAANIMMKNKVRRIPVVEDSRVVGIVTVRDILAVSNEMNGIMSNLIEINRFDELVDGICDECGCMSDDLVNVDGNMRCPECRGEDEPL from the coding sequence ATGAACCAAATGCGGTTTGAAACGCGTATCCTTCTCAAAGAAGTGATCCGGTTTCGTCCCACAACAATAGACTCGGGATCAACGGTTGCACATGCCGCAGAGAAGATGTGCCGTGATGAAGTTGGCAGTTGTATAGTGCTGAAGAAAAACGCCCCTGTCGGTATTGTTACTGAACAGGATATCAATTGCAAGGTTGTTGCCAAGAACAGAGTGCCGGGTGACGTGTTCGTTCATGAAGTGATGAGCACACCGCTGATTACCATAGGCGTTGATAAAACCATAGAGGATGCTGCCAATATAATGATGAAGAATAAAGTCCGGAGAATCCCGGTTGTTGAGGATTCACGGGTTGTCGGTATCGTTACGGTACGCGACATTCTGGCAGTATCCAATGAAATGAACGGGATTATGTCCAATCTTATCGAAATAAACCGGTTTGATGAGCTTGTGGACGGTATCTGTGATGAATGCGGCTGCATGTCAGATGATCTGGTGAATGTTGACGGAAACATGCGGTGCCCCGAATGTCGAGGAGAGGATGAACCGTTATGA
- a CDS encoding CBS domain-containing protein — MMVVSDLMREIPVLYPDDLITKARKHLREDSFREIFVRNRDGSLAGSVDLSDVILVNETKSNLEIQTFLREAPSVQSGDSIEDALVQIRNAQTDSVAVCSHAGELIGAVQLAALFPVIMSRQHPEGLVDDYMTRQVVTCHPDDPLHAVYSKITESGYDALPVEEENRILGMISRKDLITHGHIRRSIEAKHRTPVEYVMVTPAIITFRNDTIGDAAQAMMQYDVSRLPVIEPDGQIAGIVSRQDILNALELPGVVHAQKSEEYETS; from the coding sequence ATGATGGTCGTATCCGACCTGATGCGCGAAATACCTGTCTTATATCCCGATGATCTGATCACAAAGGCGAGAAAGCATCTTCGGGAGGATTCATTCAGAGAAATTTTTGTCAGAAACCGGGACGGGAGTCTGGCAGGGTCTGTTGACCTTTCAGACGTGATCCTTGTAAATGAGACGAAATCAAATCTGGAGATTCAAACCTTTCTCCGTGAGGCACCGTCTGTGCAATCCGGGGATTCAATCGAAGATGCCCTTGTGCAGATCAGAAATGCGCAGACAGACAGTGTGGCGGTCTGCTCTCATGCAGGAGAGCTTATCGGAGCGGTGCAGCTGGCTGCACTCTTTCCGGTAATCATGTCCCGGCAGCATCCGGAAGGGCTGGTGGATGACTATATGACCCGGCAGGTGGTTACGTGCCATCCTGATGATCCACTGCATGCGGTCTATTCAAAGATCACGGAGAGCGGGTATGACGCGCTTCCTGTTGAAGAGGAGAATCGAATTCTGGGCATGATATCCAGAAAAGATCTGATCACACACGGGCATATACGCCGCTCAATTGAAGCAAAACATCGAACACCGGTTGAATATGTAATGGTTACCCCTGCCATTATTACATTCAGGAATGATACAATAGGGGACGCAGCACAGGCAATGATGCAGTATGATGTCAGCCGACTTCCGGTTATTGAACCGGATGGACAGATCGCAGGCATTGTATCGCGTCAGGACATTCTCAATGCTCTTG